In the Leishmania mexicana MHOM/GT/2001/U1103 complete genome, chromosome 34 genome, GCTCTCCTCAATGATAGAGTCGATATTCTGCACGCCCTGGTGGTTCTCGATCTTGCAGATGATCATGATGTCGCGTCCCTTCGCGCCAAGCGCCTTCCGCACCTCGCCCACCTGCTCCGCGCTCCGGATGAACGACGCGAAGATCATGTCCACGCCCTGCTCCACGCCAAACTGCAGGTCCGCGCAGTCCTTCGGTGACACAGCCGGCAGGTCCACGTCGCACCCCGGCAGGTTCACACCGCGCCGGTCAGAGATCGTGTGCGCGTTAGTCACCGTGCACTTCAGCGTCTGCTCGTCCTCGTGGCTCTGCACGTGCAGGATCAGAATGCCGTCGTCGATGTAGATGTAGCCGCCAGGGTGCACCACCTTCGACAGGTTGTGGTAGTCGATGTAGAACTTGTCCTTCGTGCCCTTGTCAGCAAACGCAGGGTCTGTCGTCACGTAGCACGTCGCGCCTCGCTCCATCACGGCCTCGCCACCAACGAACTGTCCCGTCCGAATCTCGGGCCCCTTTGTGTCCAGCGCAATCGCGATATTCACACCAagctccgcggcggcctGGCGCACATTGTTGATTGTTGTCTGGTGGTACTCGTGTGACCCGTGCGAGAAGTTCATGCGCGCAACAGACATGCCGCTCTGAATCAGTCccttcagcgcctccacgCTCTGTGTGCTAGGGCCGATAGTGCACACGATCCGGGTTGCCCGGTGGTTCGCAACCGGCTCGAAGATCGAGAGCGTCAGGTTGTGAGCCAACTGCGAGCAGCAAAGAGTGTGCATGCGAAGCATTGACCCTAACAGTCACTTTCTGTGTGCACTCGCCACTTACTTGAACATGAATGCACTGCCATGGCGCATCAGCCGAACACGCCACTCCTCTCCGCCCTGTCACAGTCCTATCCAGccgtgcgaagcagcgccggACACCAGCGGTCCAGCAACGCGCCAACTCAGTCATcggagagcacggcctccgcctccagctctgcCCACCCCAGCTTCGCAGGTCGactcacagccgctcccccattATGCCAGTTGCCCGCCTGGTGCCTCCCTCGCGGCGGCTCAGGCTCCCCACTCCAGTAGGCAGCGTGGGGGCAGGGTGGTGCAGGTGCGAGTCACCTTGACACTCTGCCTAATCATATGGATGGCACGAACGTGTGCACGATTGCAGGTCGCTgcgacgcaacgccgccCAGGgcctggccgccgacatccgtggcaatgcatcgctctgacctccctccccctccgtcctAGGCGCTCcgccctgccaccaccagaagtggctcCGCATTTGGCAGCAATTAGGGGGCTGTCTGGCATTCAGACGCAGAGTGGGTTACCGGGCCTTAacaccacgcactgagatGTCCCTGGTCATCAAGGGCGGCGCACAAGGCGGGAGAAAAAAGCACGACACACACGGATGGTGGTGTGCCTAGTACAAGAGGCGACGCGCgggctggcgctggcgcgcttGGGCCCTTACGGGAGGACCACAGAAGATGAAAAAGGTGCGAGCAGGGAGGGTGGGACACGGTGGAAAAACGGAAGAGAGCAATTTACGAGGGCATCACGAAACAAGTTAAGAGCGTCATTTGTGATGAGACAGCAACAATGTCATCCTTTTCAACATGTAGTAAAGGCGCAGTGGACCTCGCGCACTGACTCGCCGCGCGAAGCCGCTCTTTTCATGCAGAACCGAGGCTAAAAGGGATGTTACTTGGCAACGTAAGTTTGTGCAAGCGTTTGCTTGCGTCGGAAATAGACGTACGCGATGGTCAATCATGGTCTCACCTCGCTTGTCCCTTTATAGCCGGCATGAATAGGAAACATCACGGATGTGGGTGAGAACAGTGCGGTGATAGTGTCCCGCACTCGATGAAACAGAAAATGAGAAAGCTCAAGGAGCCGAGAACGCCGCATTGTACGCGATAAGGTATGTAAGGCAGCGCACAGCTGTGCTGAGGGTGGCACTGTGCATGTGAGCAGTTGTTTGTGCGGCAAAGGTGCAAGGCGAGAGGCAAGCGTGTACGTgggcgagaaaaaaaacttGCAGAGGCGATCTTCTGAGAAAAGAGAGATGACATATAGAGGGACAGAGGAGGGCACGTATAATCGTAGCGCTTGAGCGTGTTTGAAATACGTGTGAAAGGCTGCAGTCCTACCTCACAGAAAAAATGACACCAATTCATACGCCTTCTCCTGCTCGAAACAACGTTCTTCTTCGTCTGCGGGAAGCCCTGCTTcacgccctctcctccctttgGCAGCTACCGGACCACCATCACAGACAAACACACAGGCCACCATGTTGTGCGTCAACATACCACGGCTCGCAGCTCGAAGTGTTTAGACCAGAGGGGAGCCAAAAGGAAACAGAATAAAGAAAAACAGATGTCGCCATTCGTGAAGGGACGAGAGACCGCGCACACGAAAGGACCAACGGCAACAACAAGCCACAGAACATAGTAAAACACATGTCAAAAGGCGGAATGGTGGTGCTGACGAACCAAAGGAGAGAATACAACACAGTAAAGATTTTCCCTGGATACGAGAGCGTGGCGACAAGGAACGAATGGGAATAGGACTTACTCGACGAGAAGAATGCGCGTCTGGTTCGCATAGCCTTTGACCTTGTGATCGGCGTGAATCACAACGCAGTAGTCACCAGTCTGCACATAACCCTTCGATTTGGCGAATCCAACACCCATGGCGACGCGCTGCTCCTTGCCCTCATCGTGGCCCAGCTTTTCTGCATCAAAAAAAACACTCTCCACGCCTTGTGTAATGTTCAGCTGGCGGCACGTCTGAAGACGCGtcgtcacacacacaatcGGGCAGTTCGGACGGTACTTCGCCACCAGTCGAGCGCTTCGGCCCGTGTTGCTCAGCACCACCATTACATTTGCCTTGGTCTCATACACAGAGTTCACGGCACTGCTGCAAACAGCCTCCTCGGCACTCATCGGGATGGGCTGCAGTTTTTTGATGCTGTTGAAGAAGACGTATTCGTTAACGGCGCTCTGCGCCTCCAGGCAGATGCGCGCCATGTACTGAACCACCTCATTCGGATACTTGCCCTTCGCCGTCTCACCAGACAGCATCACGCAATCCGCACCGTTGAAGACAGCGTTAGCGACATCCGATACCTCAGCGCGCGTAGGGCGGGGGTTGTACGTCATACTCTCCAGCATCTGCGTCGCGCAGATCACCGGCTTGCCGGCAACGTTGCACTTGCTGATCAGGATCTTCTGCGCAACCACCACCTTCTCCGCTGGGATCTCAACACCGAGGTCGCCGCGCGCAACCATGAtgccgtcgctctcctcaATGATAGAGTCGATATTCTGCACGCCCTGGTGGTTCTCGATCTTGCAGATGATCATGATGTCGCGTCCCTTCGCGCCAAGCGCCTTCCGCACCTCGCCCACCTGCTCCGCGCTCCGGATGAACGACGCGAAGATCATGTCCACGCCCTGTACGGGCCAAACTGCAGGTCCGCGCAGTCCTTCGGTGACACAGCCGGCAGGTCCACGTCGCACCCCGGCAGGTTCACACCGCGCCGGTCAGAGATCGTGTGCGCGTTAGTCACCGTGCACTTCAGCGTCTGCTCGTCCTCGTGGCTCTGCACGTGCAGGATCAGAATGCCGTCGTCGATGTAGATGTAGCCGCCAGGGTGCACCACCTTCGACAGGTTGTGGTAGTCGATGTAGAACTTGTCCTTCGTGCCCTTGTCAGCAAACGCAGGGTCTGTCGTCACGTAGCACGTCGCGCCTCGCTCCATCACGGCCTCGCCACCAACGAACTGTCCCGTCCGAATCTCGGGCCCCTTTGTGTCCAGCGCAATCGCGATATTCACACCAagctccgcggcggcctGGCGCACATTGTTGATTGTTGTCTGGTGGTACTCGTGTGACCCGTGCGAGAAGTTCATGCGCGCAACAGACATGCCGCTCTGAATCAGTCccttcagcgcctccacgCTCTGTGTGCTAGGGCCGATAGTGCACACGATCCGGGTTGCCCGGTGGTTCGCAACCGGCTCGAAGATCGAGAGCGTCAGGTTGTGAGCCAACTGCGACATTTTGTAGAGTGAGGGGAAGATAAGAGGTTAGAAGGTGAGTAAAATGAGTTGAGAAACGGCGGTTGTGAGAAACAAAAGTGATGCACTGACggtgccgtgtgtgtgtgtacgtgtacgtgtgggaCAGTGCCCCGTTGTTATCCGGAGACGTAGAAAGCGCATAAGAGGAGAACATATGGCAAGAGAAGGGTTTGACAGGGTGATTGTATACGTATGTCTGCGTGATACCGAGAACAATGATGTACTGCAGTTGCAGGCGTCGAGAAGTTCGAAGTGAACGGGAAAACACTGCCGTGGATTGCGCAGGTCAATGCCAGGCGCAAGAGTTGAGGTggcatccccctcctccctcccctaaTTCGAGCCTGTTGTAGCTGAGGACAGGCAGTCCGTTCACTAAAGTGGAAACGCCTGCGAGAGTTGTTccgtttgtttgttttttcgCCTTTTTTGTTGCAGTGAACGTCAGAAGACGGGTGTGAAACAAGCAGCAAGAATTGTGGAAGATATGGGTACATCGACGtgatgcagctgcgctgAGCATCTGATCGCAGCACGTACGCCCCGCGCGGTCCCGGAGAGGCCGAGTGGCCGAGGAGAATatggagcagctgcttgTGAGTGTATCAATCGTCAGGAAAACGCCGTCTAGGTCTTAAAGGAAAGGTGACACAAGACGGACGCGACCTCGGCCGTGTGTCCACTTTTggcgtggcggagcggcacTGCATGATACCCAGTTCGCAAAACACGCACCGGAAGGCATGCTGTGCATACATCATGCGTGGCGCCACTGCGGGTGTGAGCCACAACGCAAAGACAGAGCACTGCGGTTTCCTTGCACCTTCCCTGCAGCTCCATTCTTTCGTTCCACTCGGGATAGATTGTAGTTGGCACGGCAATGGTTTCATGCGACCACGCTTCGCCGTGAACCCACACCCGCAATGACACGTGGATGACGTCGGCACCGTCGAACGTGGTGCCGAGATGTGAACCGCAGATGAGTCGCAACGCAAGGGTGAaaggggcggcgctgcatcccGCACCGACATCGCGCAGGTACGCAGGCTTTAGAACGTAGCCGCACCCACCGTTTTGATGTGTGAAAAAGCCCTCGTTAACGCGAAAGTTGTGATCTCGCGTCTGCCAATTGAGCGCTACCAGCTGGCAGCCGAGGCGCCACATAAGCATGGGATCGTAGTTGGAAGAGTCGATGCGAGTACCCGCGGGGTAGATGCGGGAGAGCATGCGTGTGTTCTGGCGCACAAAGTCCACCGGGGAGCACGCCTCTAGCCGAGCCACTTCTCCTTCCACATAGCTTTGAACGTTGAAGGGTTGCTCCTCGGCACCCCATGACGTGGATCGGACGGTCCCAATCGAGGCGCATGTAGAGAGGTTCAGCGTGGTGAGCAGAGGCGCTCGACGGTCTGCCCGAATCCCGCTACCCGTCGTATCCTTGAGATCCTCCACACCGGCGGCATTCATCTTCCACTTGACGAGGATCTTACCTTTCAGCTTCGCCGGTGTGTACGAGGACGCATCGAGGCGGGAGAGAAACAGACGCTCCTTGAACACACTGCGGATGATGTCTGCCATCCGGTTTGTCTGTTCTGGGCTTGTGTGCACTTCGAGGGACACAATCACAGGGAATTCGCGAGGGTTCCAGGTGGCTTCGTGATAGTCGATAGGGTTTTGAAACGCGTAGTCATTGATGGTGCGGACTACGTCTTCGAAGGCGATTTTGGTGGTCATGGTTCGACCATGATACACAACGGGCACGCCAGAGGGGCCATCCCAGCAATCGATCTCAACACAGCGGCAACCGGCCAACAGCACGTCGCGGTACATATTGTAGGAGCTCTCAGAATTGAGCTGATTGCCG is a window encoding:
- a CDS encoding pyruvate kinase — encoded protein: MLRMHTLCCSQLAHNLTLSIFEPVANHRATRIVCTIGPSTQSVEALKGLIQSGMSVARMNFSHGSHEYHQTTINNVRQAAAELGVNIAIALDTKGPEIRTGQFVGGEAVMERGATCYVTTDPAFADKGTKDKFYIDYHNLSKVVHPGGYIYIDDGILILHVQSHEDEQTLKCTVTNAHTISDRRGVNLPGCDVDLPAVSPKDCADLQFGVEQGVDMIFASFIRSAEQVGEVRKALGAKGRDIMIICKIENHQGVQNIDSIIEES
- a CDS encoding putative pyruvate kinase, with the translated sequence MSQLAHNLTLSIFEPVANHRATRIVCTIGPSTQSVEALKGLIQSGMSVARMNFSHGSHEYHQTTINNVRQAAAELGVNIAIALDTKGPEIRTGQFVGGEAVMERGATCYVTTDPAFADKGTKDKFYIDYHNLSKVVHPGGYIYIDDGILILHVQSHEDEQTLKCTVTNAHTISPARCEPAGVRRGPAGCVTEGLRGPAVWPVQGVDMIFASFIRSAEQVGEVRKALGAKGRDIMIICKIENHQGVQNIDSIIEESDGIMVARGDLGVEIPAEKVVVAQKILISKCNVAGKPVICATQMLESMTYNPRPTRAEVSDVANAVFNGADCVMLSGETAKGKYPNEVVQYMARICLEAQSAVNEYVFFNSIKKLQPIPMSAEEAVCSSAVNSVYETKANVMVVLSNTGRSARLVAKYRPNCPIVCVTTRLQTCRQLNITQGVESVFFDAEKLGHDEGKEQRVAMGVGFAKSKGYVQTGDYCVVIHADHKVKGYANQTRILLVE
- a CDS encoding phosphatidylinositol-specific phospholipase-like protein, translating into MTLSLTGESSWDSSVGRKCSELADELKEKGVPLLRVTRTYTVKKVLISFSPVGDGLQYKPASEHHSSLLFADMWAIRPLPPSHKICSKAGLKHFQYCFQVESQFGWSWNLVCNTALERSTWIDFLEQRRRTFLGKSRANAANASVERYWFIAAQQGKTKLSFNEISMLANKLFGRVPAAEFADRFRQCDSDKDTCLNYEEFCEFFHYFNEAKAARSIYERQTSDGASGMTAEEFTRFCIANDAAATVTPMRCASLFHLFANRQSDRMALNGFTAFLLHPHHNSIVDARQLRLADSMDHLLPHYFINSSHNTYLTGNQLNSESSYNMYRDVLLAGCRCVEIDCWDGPSGVPVVYHGRTMTTKIAFEDVVRTINDYAFQNPIDYHEATWNPREFPVIVSLEVHTSPEQTNRMADIIRSVFKERLFLSRLDASSYTPAKLKGKILVKWKMNAAGVEDLKDTTGSGIRADRRAPLLTTLNLSTCASIGTVRSTSWGAEEQPFNVQSYVEGEVARLEACSPVDFVRQNTRMLSRIYPAGTRIDSSNYDPMLMWRLGCQLVALNWQTRDHNFRVNEGFFTHQNGGCGYVLKPAYLRDVGAGCSAAPFTLALRLICGSHLGTTFDGADVIHVSLRVWVHGEAWSHETIAVPTTIYPEWNERMELQGRCKETAVLCLCVVAHTRSGATHDVCTACLPVRVLRTGYHAVPLRHAKSGHTAEVASVLCHLSFKT